The Chrysemys picta bellii isolate R12L10 chromosome 5, ASM1138683v2, whole genome shotgun sequence DNA segment TGGCTAgcgcagtggttcccaaactttaacaacctgtgaacccctttcactaaaatgtcaagtctcgcgaaccccctcataaaaatgcatatttccagggattttctcctttacctgagtataaattataaaagcagtgatcttggaaatataaaatttgtttttatgacatgcttattacatactatttgttattaattattcgttatcattacagtatttttattagattatgaaaacagcaacgctcttccaagatctcactttcgtcgcttgtatcactttgaataagcctgttataagacaaggatCCTATGTTTCATccaggagtatcagatgtgaaacagcatgaaggcatttaagaagccaactcaaaaagttcctcctacacaagcattcaggtcttgagcagtccaggcaaacaacgcatgttatAACAAAGCTTAACATTGTTcgtaataattttaaaagcaatactagctgcctatttaattttaaaaacagcaaaaaaaaaatccacctccctttccatttcttataatgagtcttgaagtttaaatctcagtgtaatagatatgcttgctttgatctgcttagctcttggaagtccaggggctccgggctgctggccccacgtTGCCCAGGATTCCTAAGAACGGCTCTGACCACCattagagaatttttttcccccctgtaacatttcgcgaaccccagtttgggaaccactgggctagtgTGACTGCCTGGGAGGGCATTGACTGCAATTCCATTCAGCCATTGTAGAAGACTTCAACCACAACAATCTGTAGTTAACATTGGGTTTTATTCAATTTATTTTGGGTGGGTGGTAAATGGTCTTTTGGATGAGACCTTAAAAATCAAGTTTTTGTCTGTTCTCCGTGTATATAAAGTTCCATAGGATCCTTATAACACAGTAGGGATTTGCCCCTGTGAACTTGGCTTAAATTCCTCACCACTACCACACATATAGGTTGCCTATCTGGCTGCAGTCTATCAGGTACGAGGTGATTGCATTTTACTGATCCTCTGCTTATCAAGTTTAAGTGCTTTGGGATCATTCAGAATGAAAAATGCCATGACCACGTCTCTGTCAAATGTTAGTTCTCAATTAATTATAGACCCTAAAGATCACAGATGTGTTTTAACTCATCAATTTCATTGTACTACAGAGCATTCTGTCTCAAAAAGAAACTCTAGGCATGAGAAAGTGGACAAAGAATGTACGAATGTATATTTAAATACTTTGACTCTAATGATCAACATTCAGGAATAAAGAAGaggatttattttaataaagcagCTGGAAAATGTATAGCCTCCTTTCAGCTGGTCCTTCTTCGCAATAAGGGCAGGGAAAGAAAGATGGCAATGTACATTTCAGGGCCTTATTTAGCTGTGCTGTAGCATCACTTATGTGAACGGGGGGGCATTTCACTTAAGGTTTGATCCTGCACAGCACAGAAGGAGTGTTGTCCATACAAACACAAAGTAAGAAAGTCAGGGCAGTGAATGCTGCTTTGCCCAGTCCTGTTGAGCTGTAGTACAGAGCAGCCAAGGTACTCATGCCTAGTAGCAGGAGTAAGTCCTAATATGGAAACATATAGCTAAGTGTCTCATACCATGCTGAGGATTGCATTTATACTGCCATTCTCTACCCATGCCCAGGTATCCACTGGGGACTACCTTTATAAAAGCAAACTAAATTtaacttaaaaagaagaacaggagtacttgtggcaccttagagactaacaaatttattagagcataagctttcgtggactacagcccacttcttcggatgcatatagaatggaacatatattgaggagatatatatacacacatagagagagcataaacaggtgggagttgtcttaccaactctgagaggccaattaattaagagaaaaaactttttaagtgataatcaagatagcccagtacagacagtttgataagaagtgtgagcatacttacaaggggagatagattcaatgtttgtaatggctcagccattcccagtccttattcaaaccggagttgattgtgtctagtttgcatatcaattccagctcagcagtctctcgttggagtctgtttttgaagtttttctgttgtaatatagccacccgcaggtctgtcactgaatgaccagacaggttaaagtgttctcccactggtttttgagtattttgattcctgatgtcagatttgtgtccattaattcttttgcgtagagactgtccggtttggccaatgtacatggcagaggggcattgctggcacatgatggcatatatcacattggtagatgtgcaggtgaacgagcccctgatggtatggctgatgtgattaggtcctatgatgatgtcacttgaatagatatgtggacagagttggcatcggggtttgttacaaggataggttcctgggttagtggttttgttcagtgatgtgtggttgctggtgagtatttgctttaggtagtccacgaaagcttatgctctaataaatttgttagtctctgaggtgccacaagtactcctgttcttctttttgcggatacagactaacacggctgctactctgaaacctaaatttAACTTGacatctaaggctacatctacactacgggggggggttccatttaagatacgcaaatccagctacgcgaatagcgtagatgaattcgacgtattgcagccgacttactccgctgtagggacggcggcaaaatcgacctccgcggcttcccgtcgacggcgcttactcctacctccgctggtggagtaagagcgtcgattcggggatcgattgtcgggacgcgataaatcgatccccgagaggtcgatttctacctgccgattcaggtgggtagtgtagacccaagTTAAACCTGAACCTAGGTCTCTGGAGGTGAAAATGCTGCACCTCTTAGCCCCAAGATTTCTAATTTGTTTCTCATTCGGGctcaacatattttttttaaaaggtgtaagTCAATAAGTTGATCCTCTGTTACTTAGTGATCTGCTAAAAGTTGTTAACATAAGTAAAGGTTTGGCAAGGAATGTCAGTATGTTACGTCtaataaagcagtggttctccacctggcatccagggccccctggggggctgcaagTAGgcttcagggggtccgccaagcagggccagcattagacttgctggggtctggggcgACAAGCCCCgctacctggggctgaagctgaaatcTGAGCAATTTAGCTTCTCTGgtccccctgtggcatggggctctgggcagttgccctgcttgctgccCCCTAATGCTGgcacagttgttgtggcacagatgggccattgagtttttatagcatatggggggtggggctcagaaagaaagagGTCGAGAACCCCTGTGTGAGGGTTTATGCCCCTCGTTACAAAGCAGTACAGCCTAgaggccagagtccatagaattgcccctggttacagggcagcatggcctagtggccagagtccatagaagtAGCCCTTGCTGCAGGGCAGTAGAaccttactactggctcagcaggggggtcctaccgaaacacgctgaggctcaCCGGGGCAAGGTACCAGTCTGTCACACCGCCCCCCGGGTCGCTTCCCTACCGGCTTGGCAGTTGGGGTCTCCCACAAATCCCAAGGTTCTCTGTGGGTCTCCAGGTCCATCGCCTCCCCtggttcctcctgcagcaggggttCGTGCCGGCCTGTAGAAGCCTCCATTCCCAGCAGCTTCAAGAGTGTTGGCTGGTCCTCCacaggagcttcccagttaggtccttcccctgtggCCGCCAGCtcagactgagctgagttccctccttttatactcccagagcacttggagcatgcccagtacgaacCGGGCGGGACTTCCTCCGTCCGAGCTACTGGTCTGACACCGCTGGGACTAGTGCGGGGCGGGACTGCCCTGTCACACCCTGTAATAAAGTATAATTTCAAGGAGGGTTTGTGGGACTGGGAATGGGATAGAGCCTATTCTCCTTTGAGACATTTTCCCTCCAGCTAGCCTTTTCCCTCCAGCCTAGGGTGGCAGACAAGTATTGCTTTCTGATAGCTCTTTGATAGGTTATATGAAATGACTTAGTTGTTGGTCTCAATCCAGTTCCCACTGGACAGAGGTTTATGTGACAAAACCTCCATCTACTGAGATTAATTGATGTccttgttggcagcctcagcaaaGAACCCAAGGACTGGATGACCACGGAAACTCTTATTCCTAGGGTTGATCCCTTCAGTTCAAAAGCGAGGTGCATTTTGTAATTCTGAGGAAGCTTGCATTGTCCCTGCTCATGCATAAACAGCAGATTTCAGTCTCCTAAACTGTCAATCAGACACATTTTACAATTAtatgaatgttttaaaaagtaaGAGTTTAAAAAGTAGTAATTGTGTTTTTTCCCTCTTAAACAGACAGTAAATGAATTAACATCAATGTGTGTTGCCTCTCCTGAATGGCAGAGTGCCCTCCATTGCTCTTAAAATCAGAAGGACACTCAGCACCTTCCAGAATTAGACACTAACACTTATATTGGACACTCACTTAGTCATTACTATAGTGATTTAATGTGAATTCTTTTATAGGATTAGAACCAATATGGAGAAATGCTGAAGAAGGGCAACAAGCACCTATAAAGAATAACAAAACAACATGGCAGAAAACAGAAGACCCCTCACAAACTTTTTCTTTTGTAGTTGTGTCTTCACATTAACTCTTTGGAACAATATCAAGCCATCTGATGAAAATGAATTTATTGCAAACTATTCCAGCAGCTTACTAGAAGACCATTCTGATTATGAAACCAAGAGCCTGCCACTCTCACACACAAAGAGGCTTCAGTTTGCATCAGCAGATAACAAAATAAACCATCCCAGTTGGGATGTGGAACACAATACTTCGGACAGTTTAGTACTGTCAAATATCCCAGAGAATGGAATCAGTGATTTAATACAATTATTGTCAAAATTCAACAAAACCTCAGGATTAAAAAATCTTGCTCTGAACAATATTACAACATCCTGGGTAAACTTTATTAAAATTCTTCAGATTGTGTGGCATACATCCACTGAATATTTCAGTATCTTCAAGGTGAAACTGATGTCAAATATTAACAAGCAATCCTTCAACTATGATGGTACCTCACTGAAAGCAGTGATAATATCGAATGTTTCCATTCAAATATTCTATTTTTCACAGGATGACCTATACTGCATATTTTCAGAGATGAACATTATAGCATTGACAATATCTGATTCAAAGATAATACATATGCTTTGCCCTTCCAAACGAAGTCAATTTCgctttttaaacttttcaaaCAATGATTTGACAGACATGGTTTTTCAAGGCTGTAATAACTTAGATCTCCTGGAAACACTTATTCTACAGaggaatcaattaaaaaaactttCCAAAGTGAGCTCAATGACGAATAAAATGAAATTACTGAAACACTTGGACATAAGTAGGAATATGCTGTATTATGATGAGAATGAGAACCACTGCCACTGGGTTGAAACTCTGGCTAAACTGAATTTGTCCTCAAACAAATTGACAGATTCAGTTTTTGGATGTTTGCCAATCAATGTCCAAATACTTGATCTACAAAATAACCAAATTACAACTGTCACCAAAGACATTACTGAACTGAAAGCTTTGAAAGAGCTAAATATTGCATTTAACAGGTTAACTGAGCTGCCTGGATGTAGTCATTATAGGGGTCTGGAATTACTGAATATAGAAGAGAATTCAATTCTCACCCCATCATCTGACTTCTTCCATAGTTGTCAAAATATCAGAGAGCTCAGAGGAGGACATAATCCATTCCAATGTTCTTGTGAATTACGAGACTttgttaattttgaaaaaaaatcaggcgGCAGGTTGGTTGGCTGGCCAGAATCTTATGTGTGCGAATATCCAGACGGCTTAAAGGGAACCCAGCTAAAGGACTTTCAGTTGTCTGAACTATCTTGCAATACAACTCTCTTGCTTGTTATAGCTCTAGTTGTTACAGTGGTGGTAGTGGCTGTGACATCCTTTCTGTGTATCTATTTTGATGTAATGTGGTATTTGAAGATGATGTGGCAGTGGACACAAACAAAACGTAGGGTTCGGAAGAGTCACCCTGAAGATCTGCAAAGCATTTTACAGTTTCATGCTTTTATTTCATACAGCGAACGGGATTCCCTCTGGGTGAAGAATCATCTGATCCCAAACCTGGAGAAGGAAGATGGGTCTGTACAGATCTGTCTGCATGAGAGGAACTTCATTCCTGGCAAAAGCATAGTTGAGAACATTATAAACTGCATTGAGAAAAGCCACAAATCAATCTTTGTTTTGTCTCCCAATTTTGTGCAGAGTGAATGGTGCCACTATGAGCTTTCCTTTGCCCATCACAAATTATTTAGTGAAAGTTCCAATAGCTTAATCCTCATTTTACTGGAACCAATCCCGCAGTATCTCATTCCTGCCAGATATCACAAGCTGAAAGCTCTCATGGCAAAGAGAACATACTTGGAGTGGCCAAAGGAGAAAAGCAAACATGGCCTTTTCTGGGCTAACCTTAAGGTGGCTATTAACATTAACCTGCCAATATCTGCCAATGTGGTGTAGAAACAGAccaagaactatttttatttaaattgtctTTTTATTCTGAGAAAATAATAAACATTGGATTATAATGATTAAGTGTCAGAGTGTTTCCTTTATTATGGTAGAGGCCATTTAAAAAACACTGCCAGTCAGTTTCCGTGTAGTTATCAAAGCTGCCCCCTAACTTATAGGAAAAAATTGTCATCTTAGAAACTGGGAAAGCCGTATAGATGAAGAATACCTAAGGATATTAGTATCCAGTGAATTAGATATGTGTTTGGAATGTGATATTACTGCAATAAAAGCCAGTCCAATTCTGGATAACCTACTGTATTCAGAGGCATGCAAAAGAGCATGAGGTAAGCATCATGCCTACATGGCTTTAATGTGACCACCTCTGGGATATTGTGTCCCGTTCCGGCCACCATCTTACCTGGAAGACATTGACCAGTTGGAAGAATTTCTGAGCAATAGAAGTGGTCAGCATGCTGGAGGAATTGATTTATGAAGAAACATTAAAAGAGCTAAACATATAGAGAGTAGCCAAATGATTACTTTTTCTCCTGATCAGGTCTTAAATTACCTCAtcagatatatctccatatagacAGATTAAAAGAATATCATTATGTAGCAACATATTGGTCTGTAGATTCATCCATGGTTCATGCACATAACATTTGTATATAGTAGCATGTTCACTCTGAAAGTTCTTTCAAGTTGCAATAACATTTTGTTTAGTGGAAAAGGGAAGTGTATGCCGACCTCCAGCACCCAGACCGTGTATCAGCAAAACTTGATTCCTGGTATCTGGGAAGTCCACTCCATTAGGAGGGAAAAACCCCCTAATCTTAAATTGTCGAAAGTAGCTAGTAATTTGAAGTGTTTCTGTGTTCAGAGCCTGGGTGTTTAGTACTTTTTTAAGGTTtctgaagttgggcacccaaaaacaagCTCCAAGAATcactaatcatttttgaaaatgtaggtcaTAGGTTTTGAAACATTCAAAACCAATGTATAAGCGGTAGTACAGATCCACAAACACAAGCCAGAAATTCATCAGAAGGTTTAAATCCAAGAGTAACCAATTCTATCACTAAACCTCCCCAAACCTCACACTGCCGGGGCAGTGGCGGATTTGGGGCCCCCTGAAAAATCTCCCCCTGCCAtggccctggagctggaggatCTCTTGCTCCCCACTATGGCCCCAGGGCCTGGCTAGGGCAGAGAGCTTTTCCGgtcttggggctgcagtgggggtggAGCAAGCAGGGGGTGGAGTCGTGGGAAGAGGTGGACTgggagtggaatgggggcagggccgtgggggagggggcggaacagggatggggctgtggaTGGAATGGGGGTAGGGTTGCGGgtgaaggggcagaatggggtggtgccatgggcagggctgtgggctgAAGGGGCGGGACgagggaggggctccaggctgggagctCCACTGCAGTCCCAGCTGAGGCTGAGAGCTTGACTCCTGCCAGGGctgagctcccagccccactgtggCCCTGACCGAGCTCTCAGCCCCTCTCGTCCCAGCCGGAGCCATGGGAGAGAAGGACCGAACTTGGGGAGGGCCTGAGAGCAGCGAGCTGGGGCTGGATTCGGGCGGAAAAGGCGGGGCCTTagccagaagaggcagggcagggggctagtCACCCATGACTAAAATATTATATGGTTTAGCACTGATGTTTCAAACTGAAAGTTTGTAACATGTTATTCAAGTCACCGTTATTCACTGTCTGTCTACCAGAGGACCTTGCGGGAGATAACCATCTGGGCTTGAGGGATTGCCTCTGGAACCTGGTCCAGAATACTCCTTTCTCTGGTGAGAAAGAAATCCTTAATGCTGCTACAAAACAGAGCCTGAGGCTGCAACTCTCAGTTAGCCACAgcactgtacagtaactcctaacttaaagttgtcctggttaacgttgttacattgctgatcaattagggaacatgctcatttaaagttgtgcaatgctccactattATGTTGtctggctgcctgctttctccacagctggcagcctccctacacccctcccccctcctcacagcACCTCCCGCCTGCCGGCAGACCCCGTggatcagcaccttccccctcctccccctgcctcctgcctgcggcaatcagTTGGCTTGCGGTGTTtaagaggcaggagggaggggggagaagtgaggACTTggcacgcaggctccccctccctccactgcctcctggaCACCGCAAACCAGCTGCTTGCCCCGGGCAGCTGGCTTGTGGCGttcagaagggaggggagggagagggaaggagtgaGGATGCAGCGTGCGAAGTaaaggggaggaggtgagggagggagaagaggtgggtcaAGGGGTGGAGTGGATGGGCCGAGagttgagccccctgcccccggcaaagtcagtgcctgtgcttacaagaacagcaagaggagcagccagATAATGCatcctcttccactctctgactccaccacctcaaccaagcttcatacacagcagtgatgattgtagtattaaattgtttctttaaaattgtttaaaacttatacctgtattaaattgcttgtttaaaattgtttaaaatgtatataatgccttttgtctggcaaaaaaattttttttcccctagaaCCTAACccacccatttacattaattcttatggggaaattggattagcttaacatcgtttcacttaaagttgcatttttcaggaacataactacaatgttaagtgaggagttactgtatatgtgACAGGATCTGGCTCACAACAGATACAATAATAAAACTTTAACACCTTCTGATCTCCTTTACTGCCTGAAGCATCATCACCCAACAAGTGGTAGTGTTCACTGAAGCAGACGCCAGGTGTTAAatgctggccccattgaagtcaatggcaaaactcccactgatttcaattgggccagaatttcactccagACCACCTGGCTCCAGATTTTATACACGGTAAGTAGAAGCCTCATTCCAAACTTATTCCTTATTTCCTTAATTCCACATACTATCAGATACCAAGAAATGCTTGTCCTTTGCACAGATGCCAGTGCATCAGTACATTTATGCTAATAAACCAGATTTACATTATGAAGTGTGCAATCTATTCTAGAGATTTTACTTCCTGTTTTTTATATAACTACAGAGTGAAATCTGTAACTCTCCAGGATGTCTGTAATGAATTCCACGGGCTGAATTATTAGGAAATAAACAACACTTACAAATCCCGCAAATCTTgttaaagaaacatttttaacattgtttatttaaaaaataaaataaaataaaagtgtttGGCTTGTTTAAATGGTTACTTTTGAGTtaagtccataatcagaagcatcagtagttagaattgtgggcaatgcgggaCTGAATAGTGCAAGTACTGGATTATGTGCAATCAAGTCTTTCGCCGTTTCGAAACTAGcttgtgcatccgttgtccacactaaggttgaacttctccaTAGTAATTCTCGTAAtggttcaatgacagaagcataatttGTAAtaaattttgcataccaggaggtaagactCAAGAAGGAAcataaggtttgcaaatctgttggaggaggagcatttgaaattgacaggatatgatctggatcaggttttagtccagcctgtgaaactgtatgccccagaaaggagagttcagcttgtctaaatttgcatttggaccttttgagcttgaggcctgctttgctgatgcagtttagtacagactgcaggttattgtcatgctcctcagtagtatttccaaacatgattatatcatccaaatagcactgaactccatgttgattcttcagaatcaatgacatcattttttggaaggcacttggggctgatgcgagaccatatggaacacatttaaaatgaaggaggagagatagctcagtggtttgagcattggcctgctaaacccagggttgtgagttcaatccttgaaggggccatttggggatctggggcaaaatcagtatttggtcctgctagtaaaggcagggggctggacttgatgacctttcagggccccttccagttctaggagatgggatgggaaaaagtccctcatgtgtaataaatgctgtgaggtctctgctatcttcatgcaacataacctggtggtatgcactctgtaaatcaagagtagaaaacatctttgctcctcggagttctgcaaatatttcttctatgtgaggaagaggatggctgtcaatcacaatagctttatttggctcccttaagcgCACACAAAGGTGAATGCCTCCACCTTTCTTCTGCATCACttctataggtgaaacccattccgaggagttaatctcttcagtAATGtcattttgaacaagttttctaagttcctctgaaacagcttccctgactgaaaatggtaagagctataatttctgtcgtacaggcatcacattattccgcattttaactttatgtagaaacccataagcacagccgagtttctcctaaacctggtgttgggtcccaactgaaactggtgtgtgtgcaGCAAGAGTGCTTTGccgaggaagatcaattcgtccattaactaccctgagatttaaagcagccaataaatctctgccaaggataggagtgcctttgtggacaatgtagaactctgcagttacacagcaatcaccaaaagtaactattgctggcaagtatcagaggagtagccatgttagtctgaatctgtaaaaagcaacagagggtcctgtggcaagactgatgaagtgggcattcacccacgaaagcttatgctccaatacttctgttagtcttaaaggtgccacaggaccctctgttgctattgctggcaggcagccatgtgcTGGAATATGTTTTTTCAAATAGCACACCAACTGAAGTTTGGGTTCaataagaggcacatctttaaagtaatgcaaataaatggaatcaggtagtatagatcctgctgagccagtgtccaacattagctgaatagagtgtgatttgcctaaGGGTATGGCGGAAAtgtttacagtgcactttatctgttctggaatatgtgcagta contains these protein-coding regions:
- the LOC101949182 gene encoding toll-like receptor 1 — protein: MAENRRPLTNFFFCSCVFTLTLWNNIKPSDENEFIANYSSSLLEDHSDYETKSLPLSHTKRLQFASADNKINHPSWDVEHNTSDSLVLSNIPENGISDLIQLLSKFNKTSGLKNLALNNITTSWVNFIKILQIVWHTSTEYFSIFKVKLMSNINKQSFNYDGTSLKAVIISNVSIQIFYFSQDDLYCIFSEMNIIALTISDSKIIHMLCPSKRSQFRFLNFSNNDLTDMVFQGCNNLDLLETLILQRNQLKKLSKVSSMTNKMKLLKHLDISRNMLYYDENENHCHWVETLAKLNLSSNKLTDSVFGCLPINVQILDLQNNQITTVTKDITELKALKELNIAFNRLTELPGCSHYRGLELLNIEENSILTPSSDFFHSCQNIRELRGGHNPFQCSCELRDFVNFEKKSGGRLVGWPESYVCEYPDGLKGTQLKDFQLSELSCNTTLLLVIALVVTVVVVAVTSFLCIYFDVMWYLKMMWQWTQTKRRVRKSHPEDLQSILQFHAFISYSERDSLWVKNHLIPNLEKEDGSVQICLHERNFIPGKSIVENIINCIEKSHKSIFVLSPNFVQSEWCHYELSFAHHKLFSESSNSLILILLEPIPQYLIPARYHKLKALMAKRTYLEWPKEKSKHGLFWANLKVAININLPISANVV